The Aureispira anguillae genome contains a region encoding:
- a CDS encoding leucine-rich repeat domain-containing protein — protein MDYKKKLSELIDSGIESNVKLAIQLSKSTNTPLNVNEYEEIFNWILEYGEYDTIEPTTRLETKIIRLISLTKLWWSVKNTTKIPASIRKIKNLEVLQLSGSRLKTLPESFGELSNLESILLNGNQIKSLPKSFIKLSNLEELVLSSNQLENLPQNWAQLKKLKSIKMQNNKFKEFPSEFLSLPSLELLDLSNNPIEQLSDKIYKLYPIKKLRLSQTKINSVPASIGELINLETLDLSQNYISHIPDSICNLKTLEILNLFNNNLNSLPVRFENLNKLRVLNIAENNFDNLPPQIFKLKNLEVLNITGNNIPQHQIIRFKIKQPNCTLRK, from the coding sequence ATGGATTACAAGAAAAAACTTAGTGAATTAATTGATTCAGGAATAGAGTCAAATGTTAAGCTTGCTATTCAGCTAAGTAAATCGACAAATACTCCATTAAATGTAAACGAATATGAGGAAATTTTTAATTGGATTTTAGAGTATGGAGAATATGACACAATCGAACCAACAACTCGACTTGAAACAAAAATAATTCGATTAATATCTCTAACAAAACTCTGGTGGTCAGTGAAAAATACTACCAAAATACCTGCTAGTATTAGAAAAATAAAAAACTTGGAAGTACTACAGCTCTCGGGCTCTAGGCTAAAAACACTTCCTGAGTCATTTGGCGAACTCTCCAATTTAGAATCGATACTTCTAAATGGAAATCAAATAAAATCATTACCTAAAAGTTTCATTAAATTGTCTAATCTCGAAGAACTTGTACTTAGCTCAAATCAATTAGAAAATTTACCTCAAAATTGGGCGCAGCTAAAAAAGCTAAAGTCAATTAAAATGCAAAACAATAAGTTCAAAGAATTTCCGAGCGAATTTTTATCATTGCCCAGTTTAGAACTCTTAGATTTATCCAACAACCCAATTGAGCAATTATCAGATAAAATTTATAAACTATATCCGATTAAAAAATTACGACTAAGTCAAACAAAAATAAATTCGGTTCCAGCTTCTATTGGTGAACTAATAAATTTAGAGACATTAGATCTAAGCCAAAACTATATTTCTCATATTCCAGATTCGATATGTAATTTAAAAACTCTTGAAATATTAAACTTATTTAATAACAACCTAAACTCATTACCAGTAAGGTTTGAAAATCTAAATAAACTCCGTGTTCTAAATATAGCTGAAAATAACTTTGATAACCTACCTCCCCAAATATTCAAATTAAAAAACCTTGAAGTTTTGAATATTACAGGAAATAATATTCCACAACATCAAATCATTCGATTCAAAATAAAACAACCTAACTGTACTCTCAGAAAATAA
- a CDS encoding serine hydrolase domain-containing protein: MKFKTLIYILLLISFQSCNAQTKKQTLSIIVDEEAQLFLEDDRFNSLSIAIFYNGESYVEHFGELDKGKGNKPTNKTLYEIASVSKTMTGYLVASAVEEGKLKLDDAVYDILGDKYKNLEYGGEPVRIEHLITHTSGLPLNVRGVSELYQNPSSNNYHEAQRILSQYSKEDLLSEIQSLKLTQKPGENYGYSNVAPNLIAHILEVVFDKTFEELLQEKLFNPAKMPNTYINLNDKQKGFLANGYNGNNEMMPNFKEPIQLWGAAGRIKSNSEDLLNYIKWQLNEKNPITKLSHKKLFHDVENIWIGYYWEIIDSNAEKHIEHHGGIYGSQNWIMIFPEQNIGISIITNSSFPEANQLIKETTKKIINRLK, encoded by the coding sequence ATGAAATTTAAAACACTAATATATATTCTATTGCTTATATCTTTTCAAAGTTGTAATGCTCAAACGAAGAAGCAAACTTTATCAATTATTGTTGATGAAGAAGCGCAACTTTTTTTAGAAGACGATAGATTTAATTCATTATCAATTGCTATTTTTTATAATGGCGAAAGTTACGTTGAACATTTTGGAGAATTGGATAAAGGGAAAGGTAATAAACCGACCAATAAAACACTTTATGAGATAGCGTCAGTATCTAAGACAATGACTGGGTATCTTGTGGCTAGTGCAGTTGAAGAAGGTAAATTGAAATTAGATGATGCAGTTTATGATATACTTGGGGATAAGTATAAAAATCTTGAATATGGTGGAGAACCTGTTCGAATTGAACATTTAATCACGCATACAAGTGGCTTACCTTTAAATGTTCGAGGAGTTTCAGAATTATATCAGAATCCTAGTTCAAATAATTATCACGAAGCGCAAAGAATATTATCTCAATATTCTAAGGAGGATTTATTGTCTGAAATACAATCCTTAAAATTGACTCAAAAACCTGGAGAAAATTATGGCTACTCTAATGTTGCACCTAACTTAATCGCCCATATTTTAGAAGTTGTTTTTGACAAAACATTTGAAGAACTCTTGCAGGAAAAACTGTTTAATCCTGCAAAAATGCCCAATACTTACATTAACCTTAATGATAAGCAAAAAGGTTTTCTTGCCAATGGATATAACGGAAATAATGAAATGATGCCCAATTTTAAAGAACCAATACAATTATGGGGAGCAGCAGGTCGCATTAAATCAAATTCTGAAGATTTATTGAATTATATAAAATGGCAACTCAATGAAAAAAATCCAATAACAAAACTATCGCACAAGAAGTTATTTCACGATGTAGAAAATATTTGGATAGGTTATTATTGGGAAATTATTGATAGTAATGCAGAAAAACACATTGAACATCACGGAGGAATCTATGGAAGTCAAAACTGGATAATGATATTTCCAGAGCAAAATATTGGAATATCTATTATTACAAATTCCAGTTTTCCTGAGGCTAATCAATTAATTAAGGAAACTACAAAAAAAATTATTAATAGATTGAAATAA
- a CDS encoding HNH endonuclease gives MKRTVQSAVVCGTTMTVLNILNQLFFNPKEKFDFEELFECTLIGAGIGATVGVTIDTVEYLSKNDEKSELSLPDKVWNKGDKVWYLDSNVWRKDKYGNTIKYSEYGNRKSDYGWEKDHSKPKSKGGKDHLNNFQPLQWKENLKKSNKYPYKK, from the coding sequence ATGAAAAGAACAGTACAAAGTGCTGTAGTTTGTGGAACCACAATGACAGTGTTAAACATTTTAAATCAACTATTTTTCAACCCCAAAGAAAAATTTGATTTCGAAGAATTATTTGAATGTACTTTAATTGGAGCTGGAATTGGGGCTACGGTAGGAGTTACGATTGATACCGTGGAATATTTATCTAAAAATGATGAAAAATCAGAACTTTCACTTCCTGATAAAGTTTGGAATAAAGGGGACAAAGTTTGGTATTTAGATTCTAATGTTTGGAGAAAAGATAAGTATGGAAATACTATTAAATATTCTGAATACGGTAACAGAAAATCCGATTATGGCTGGGAAAAGGACCATTCAAAACCTAAATCAAAAGGTGGTAAAGATCATCTAAATAATTTCCAACCATTACAATGGAAAGAGAATCTAAAAAAAAGTAATAAATATCCATATAAGAAATAA
- a CDS encoding alpha/beta fold hydrolase, translating to MKTVKIERNIIEYQDLGKGQPIIFIHGAFSNGNTWRKVIPQLSNNYRCIIPEWPFGGHKVPILNELDFSPDGIAELIAKLITKLGLHNSIIIANDTGGAYAQVFASKYNEMISHLILSNCEGFEIFPPKKFKSLSTMVKIPGYMWLMAKLFSYKASLKWDMTFGLLSHKLTKEDISELYVKNFVKNNLIREDFRKMAVQWDPLYTERAAIKLVEFNKPVLITWGKDDFKLFPMELGKKLKTIFPNVKFVEIENSKTYVQEDNPIALVESINQFLK from the coding sequence ATGAAGACAGTTAAAATTGAAAGGAATATTATCGAGTATCAGGATTTAGGTAAAGGTCAACCAATTATATTCATACACGGTGCGTTCTCAAATGGGAATACTTGGAGAAAGGTAATTCCTCAGCTTTCAAATAATTATCGTTGCATCATACCAGAATGGCCATTTGGTGGTCATAAGGTACCAATATTAAATGAATTGGACTTCTCTCCTGATGGCATTGCAGAATTAATTGCCAAACTTATTACAAAACTTGGACTCCATAACTCCATTATAATTGCCAATGACACAGGTGGTGCTTACGCACAAGTGTTTGCGTCTAAGTATAATGAAATGATTTCTCATTTGATTTTAAGTAATTGTGAAGGGTTTGAGATATTCCCTCCTAAAAAATTCAAATCTCTATCAACAATGGTTAAAATTCCTGGATATATGTGGCTTATGGCAAAACTCTTTAGTTATAAAGCTTCATTAAAGTGGGATATGACATTCGGACTATTGAGTCATAAACTGACAAAAGAAGATATATCTGAATTGTATGTAAAAAACTTCGTGAAAAATAATTTAATCCGAGAAGATTTCAGGAAAATGGCTGTTCAATGGGATCCACTATATACAGAAAGAGCAGCTATCAAGTTAGTGGAATTCAATAAACCAGTATTAATTACTTGGGGGAAAGACGATTTCAAATTATTTCCTATGGAGTTAGGAAAAAAGCTAAAAACCATTTTTCCAAATGTAAAATTCGTAGAAATCGAAAACTCCAAGACTTATGTTCAAGAAGATAACCCTATCGCTCTTGTGGAAAGTATAAACCAATTTTTAAAATAA
- a CDS encoding TonB family protein, whose amino-acid sequence MREITLLFLLFCTINTTFSQVIIKQKKDRYAIVKKGTKAKKKNFVYSSVKEDYNDFFLVKENSKWGLLNSSGKKIAKSIYDTIYTSGYCYIAKLENHFGAIDTSGKSVIPFKYEQIHWASINGDGTVKKDGKWASLEDGELFFEKEKVIFSSPHKLPMFKNCPSAPQNYKDLKSCADKKLLEFIYQNIHYPKKAIAKGIEGMVVISFTVTDKGYIKNIKILREIGGGCGDAAKDLFKDQEQWIPAVHDGENVYCKYNIPIRFKLSKK is encoded by the coding sequence ATGAGAGAAATCACACTACTTTTCCTTTTGTTTTGTACAATCAATACTACTTTTTCTCAAGTAATTATAAAACAAAAAAAGGATAGATATGCTATTGTTAAGAAAGGTACTAAAGCTAAAAAGAAAAACTTTGTATATTCCTCAGTAAAAGAAGACTATAATGATTTTTTTCTTGTAAAAGAAAATTCTAAATGGGGACTACTAAATTCTTCGGGCAAAAAAATAGCTAAATCAATATATGATACAATCTATACATCTGGTTATTGCTACATTGCTAAATTAGAAAACCATTTTGGTGCAATTGATACATCTGGAAAAAGCGTAATACCTTTTAAATATGAGCAAATACATTGGGCATCTATAAATGGCGATGGAACCGTAAAAAAAGATGGCAAATGGGCTTCACTTGAAGATGGAGAGTTATTTTTTGAAAAAGAGAAAGTTATCTTTTCATCTCCTCATAAACTTCCTATGTTTAAAAACTGTCCAAGTGCTCCTCAGAATTATAAAGATTTAAAATCTTGCGCTGACAAAAAATTACTAGAGTTTATTTATCAAAATATTCACTATCCTAAAAAAGCTATTGCTAAAGGCATTGAGGGAATGGTTGTTATTTCATTTACTGTAACAGATAAAGGATACATTAAAAATATAAAAATCCTTAGAGAAATTGGTGGAGGATGTGGTGATGCTGCAAAAGATTTATTTAAGGATCAAGAACAATGGATTCCTGCTGTTCATGATGGAGAAAATGTTTACTGCAAGTATAATATTCCAATAAGATTCAAGCTCTCAAAAAAATAA
- a CDS encoding alpha/beta hydrolase, giving the protein MKHTFFILFSMITQMAIGQKIEKIYLNENDSTTNCYLTVSPQEIPCKGYLFLIPSFYESPEHVMEQTDLPILAAQKGILTIIPTFKTGLASFGIDSLTQLSLKEIIEDAHIRYNLKNLKFYIGGFSIGGSCVVKFAEDAVKDNYQHQPNGIFVVDPPLDFIRFYNSYKRTLRIAPNSGLRKEAIYMTERIEKEMGGTPSTNLQNYIDKSPYCFTDTNQTAIKQITNIPIRYYTEPELNWKMKKYGSSDFSDINGLDGSCMINELVLLGNTNAQLILTKNKGYRKPNHRKQPHSWSIIDDEELIQWLQSLQ; this is encoded by the coding sequence ATGAAACATACCTTTTTTATATTATTTTCCATGATTACTCAAATGGCAATTGGGCAAAAAATTGAAAAGATTTATCTCAATGAGAACGATAGCACAACAAACTGTTATTTGACCGTTTCTCCTCAAGAAATCCCATGTAAGGGATACCTATTTCTTATACCAAGTTTCTATGAATCACCTGAGCACGTAATGGAACAAACGGACTTGCCTATTTTAGCAGCCCAAAAGGGTATCTTAACAATAATACCAACATTTAAAACAGGACTTGCATCTTTTGGAATAGATAGCTTAACCCAGCTTTCTCTTAAAGAAATTATAGAAGATGCTCACATTAGATATAACTTGAAAAATTTAAAATTCTATATTGGAGGATTTTCAATTGGAGGGAGTTGTGTTGTTAAATTTGCAGAAGATGCTGTAAAAGACAATTATCAACATCAACCTAATGGAATTTTTGTAGTTGACCCACCATTAGATTTTATAAGGTTTTATAATTCTTACAAGCGAACTTTGAGAATTGCTCCGAATTCAGGACTTCGAAAAGAAGCCATTTACATGACAGAAAGGATTGAAAAAGAAATGGGAGGAACGCCCTCTACTAATCTACAAAACTATATAGACAAATCACCTTACTGCTTTACTGACACCAATCAAACAGCCATAAAACAAATTACGAATATTCCAATCCGATATTATACTGAACCCGAATTAAATTGGAAAATGAAAAAATATGGTAGTAGCGATTTTTCTGATATAAATGGATTGGATGGTTCTTGTATGATTAATGAATTAGTACTTTTAGGTAACACAAATGCACAATTGATTCTTACAAAAAACAAAGGATATCGAAAACCAAATCATAGGAAACAGCCTCATTCTTGGAGCATTATAGATGATGAGGAATTAATTCAATGGTTACAAAGTTTGCAATAA
- a CDS encoding WG repeat-containing protein encodes MSLKSLFFSFILIIFLIPSALSQLKIVKDNIACTYGLKNNLGEWVVKPQFILLHKTFAPNGLTFYESLGHEGKGLLDLFGKEILPPLYGRLDFWRHGNQVFILYYKDQTCGISNQDGSKKLPPIYNGIERDFPSSFILHENEFTTYVDSAFKVILPRKKIKYSAFRTRPITGTYSKNKDNVHKVGIMNRKGEIIIPLIYDDLRYCNDTSAFFLYQNNTSTLYNYEGKKLAHYPYNIGRNTGYSCNCKCNNNDGISIQQNNKKGVLGCDGRVILPPKYDLIIRIGKNRRLTFTDKKLSIIEENKTILGPIAFKQYNLLRYKNNYLLIKTPENKWGLYALDGTEYLKPKYDSIYFSYNYVDSNRYFHVLQNKKLGIFDTQKNQFLLEVAYDKLITYKRKNDFIFLTKKNDKYGFVYPNKTIPPIYDEYISFYRNRGTIFITRKGNKYGLVSLEETIDPIYDAQIAYPNLYFKDQSHHPMILFYRENKIDIFTIPSLARVNYKIAYKDAQTYILEIDNHPRLYAFSVRSEDKQKKIQQKQVQKIGNLLCLNCNHWDNLECLVFAKENNQWKAKKFIDKIVKIQKSSNKIRIRTKTGKIGILDVFNSKLVLDTVGTEIVFQHERWSYNCLFVRTKNGYIPYDTLGNLISNIVLDEVPKGYSAKYKGKFGKLDKNFNWVIKPKYQEFCDMGQMSHLVKTNDTDYQIIDFEGKKLLKAISPTSYQNFSSFYLGRKLIRLLINKKGKLIAYEEGNPKLFTDNRIQALILKRLESMHRDTTLFRSLANTKIGEHLSFELLRVNDVDFKPTKGVNLWSGDILRKPEIDVKYANQKAYSYQICQRVDEMSFDGGYFTHRLIYEWKNYALIDEKVKELSILDVFGNRDILLNELVKSIQARDDLLLDCANPEKWVDEINEDFSLSKEGVFLHLKNEKTKNQKYDLLVPWANLLKYPSTTVLAKRFISE; translated from the coding sequence ATGAGCCTAAAATCATTATTTTTTTCCTTTATCCTCATTATTTTTTTAATTCCTAGTGCATTGAGTCAGCTCAAAATTGTGAAAGACAATATAGCTTGTACTTATGGTCTTAAAAACAATTTAGGAGAGTGGGTTGTAAAACCTCAATTTATTCTTTTACATAAAACCTTTGCTCCTAATGGGCTTACTTTTTACGAATCTTTAGGGCACGAAGGAAAAGGATTACTAGATCTTTTTGGCAAAGAAATATTGCCTCCTCTCTATGGGAGGTTGGATTTTTGGAGGCATGGAAATCAAGTTTTTATTTTATATTATAAAGACCAAACTTGTGGTATATCCAACCAAGATGGCTCTAAAAAACTTCCTCCTATTTATAATGGAATAGAAAGGGATTTTCCTTCTTCTTTTATTCTTCATGAAAATGAATTCACAACTTATGTTGATAGTGCTTTTAAGGTAATTCTTCCTAGAAAAAAAATTAAATATAGTGCATTCCGAACAAGGCCAATAACTGGTACTTATTCCAAAAACAAAGATAATGTACACAAAGTAGGCATCATGAATAGAAAAGGAGAAATAATCATTCCTTTGATCTATGATGACCTTAGGTATTGTAACGATACAAGTGCCTTTTTTTTATATCAAAACAACACTTCTACTTTATACAATTACGAAGGAAAAAAACTAGCTCATTATCCATACAATATAGGAAGAAACACTGGCTATAGCTGCAACTGTAAATGCAATAATAATGATGGAATCTCTATCCAACAAAATAATAAAAAGGGTGTCCTAGGTTGCGATGGAAGGGTTATATTACCTCCCAAATATGATCTAATCATTCGTATTGGCAAAAATAGAAGACTTACGTTTACGGATAAAAAATTAAGTATAATTGAAGAGAATAAAACGATTCTTGGCCCGATAGCATTCAAACAATACAATTTATTAAGGTACAAAAACAACTACTTGTTGATTAAAACCCCTGAGAATAAATGGGGGCTTTACGCTTTGGATGGTACAGAATACTTAAAACCCAAATACGATTCAATTTACTTTAGTTATAATTATGTTGATTCCAATAGATATTTTCATGTATTACAAAATAAAAAGCTAGGTATTTTTGATACCCAAAAAAATCAATTTTTACTTGAAGTTGCCTACGATAAATTGATTACTTACAAGAGAAAGAATGATTTCATTTTCCTAACAAAGAAAAACGACAAGTATGGCTTTGTCTATCCTAATAAAACCATCCCTCCGATCTATGATGAATACATCAGTTTTTACAGGAATCGTGGTACTATTTTTATAACAAGAAAGGGCAATAAATACGGGCTTGTATCCTTAGAAGAAACGATTGATCCAATTTATGATGCTCAGATAGCATATCCTAACCTTTATTTTAAGGATCAGTCACATCATCCAATGATACTTTTTTATAGGGAAAACAAAATAGATATTTTCACTATTCCATCCTTAGCAAGAGTGAATTACAAAATAGCCTACAAGGATGCTCAGACTTATATCTTAGAAATAGACAACCATCCAAGACTTTATGCCTTCAGTGTCCGTTCAGAGGATAAACAAAAAAAAATTCAGCAAAAGCAGGTTCAAAAAATTGGAAATTTATTGTGCCTTAACTGCAACCATTGGGATAATTTAGAATGCCTAGTATTTGCAAAAGAAAATAATCAGTGGAAAGCAAAAAAGTTTATTGACAAAATAGTTAAAATACAAAAATCCTCTAATAAAATCAGGATCAGAACAAAGACAGGAAAAATTGGTATTTTAGATGTTTTCAATTCAAAACTTGTGCTTGATACAGTTGGTACTGAAATCGTATTTCAACATGAAAGGTGGAGTTATAATTGCTTATTTGTACGCACAAAAAATGGCTATATACCTTATGATACTTTAGGTAACCTAATCTCTAATATTGTTTTAGATGAAGTACCAAAGGGATATTCTGCTAAATATAAAGGAAAGTTTGGAAAGCTAGATAAAAACTTCAATTGGGTTATAAAACCTAAATATCAAGAATTTTGCGACATGGGGCAGATGAGCCACTTGGTCAAAACAAACGATACGGATTATCAAATTATAGATTTCGAAGGAAAAAAACTACTTAAAGCTATCTCTCCAACTTCTTACCAAAATTTTTCTAGTTTTTACTTAGGACGCAAACTTATTCGTCTATTGATCAACAAAAAAGGAAAATTAATTGCCTATGAGGAAGGTAACCCTAAACTATTTACAGACAATCGAATACAAGCACTAATCTTAAAAAGATTAGAATCAATGCATAGAGATACAACTTTATTTAGGTCTTTAGCCAATACTAAAATTGGCGAACATTTATCCTTTGAATTATTAAGAGTAAATGACGTTGATTTTAAACCAACCAAAGGGGTTAACCTTTGGTCGGGAGATATACTTAGAAAACCAGAAATTGATGTTAAATATGCTAACCAAAAAGCTTATTCCTATCAAATATGTCAGAGGGTTGACGAAATGAGCTTTGATGGAGGCTACTTTACCCATCGCCTTATTTACGAGTGGAAAAACTATGCGTTAATCGACGAGAAAGTAAAAGAACTATCCATCTTAGATGTTTTTGGGAATCGTGATATTTTACTTAATGAATTAGTCAAATCTATCCAAGCTAGAGATGATTTATTATTGGATTGTGCGAATCCCGAAAAGTGGGTTGATGAAATCAATGAAGATTTTTCATTATCAAAAGAAGGTGTCTTTTTACACCTTAAAAATGAGAAGACAAAAAATCAAAAATATGACTTGTTAGTTCCTTGGGCTAATCTCTTAAAATATCCCTCTACTACAGTTTTAGCAAAACGGTTTATTTCAGAATAA
- a CDS encoding MBL fold metallo-hydrolase: MTKIYHLNCVKIESPMGSAIGHCLLIQENEKLVLIDSGIGLMEFREPEKRLGKELIAITGFKFEERLTAIRQIENLGLNPQNVEHIICSHLDPDHIGGLADFPNAKVHVSNEEYESFKNGNERYLQQQLSHNPDLKLYESNDKEWFGLPARKVHLNLQIETYLIPLFGHTHGHCGVAIKVNNQWIFYIGDAYYLRAELEDKNHPVDQLATIRAVDNNLRLESLDKIREIIKNFGDQMEYFGYHDPTEFTIEKPVSSNLRK, encoded by the coding sequence ATGACAAAAATTTATCATCTAAATTGTGTTAAAATTGAGTCGCCAATGGGTTCCGCTATTGGGCATTGTTTACTCATTCAAGAAAATGAAAAACTTGTATTAATAGACTCAGGAATTGGACTTATGGAGTTCAGAGAACCTGAGAAAAGATTAGGAAAAGAATTAATTGCCATTACTGGATTTAAATTTGAAGAACGTTTAACAGCAATACGACAAATTGAAAATTTAGGTCTTAACCCTCAGAATGTAGAGCATATAATTTGTTCACATCTTGACCCTGATCACATCGGAGGACTTGCAGACTTTCCGAACGCAAAAGTTCACGTCTCAAATGAGGAATATGAAAGTTTTAAAAATGGAAATGAAAGATACCTACAACAACAACTTTCTCATAATCCAGATTTAAAACTTTACGAATCAAACGATAAAGAATGGTTCGGTCTTCCTGCTCGAAAAGTTCATCTAAACTTACAAATAGAAACATATTTAATCCCTTTGTTTGGTCATACTCATGGACATTGTGGAGTTGCAATAAAAGTAAACAATCAATGGATTTTTTATATTGGAGATGCTTATTATTTGCGTGCTGAATTAGAAGATAAAAATCATCCTGTTGATCAATTAGCAACAATTAGAGCAGTAGATAATAATCTGAGATTAGAGTCCTTAGATAAAATACGAGAAATTATTAAAAACTTTGGTGACCAAATGGAGTATTTTGGTTATCACGATCCAACTGAATTTACAATAGAAAAGCCAGTAAGTAGCAATCTGCGTAAGTAA
- a CDS encoding vWA domain-containing protein, producing the protein MNTKFFIVILSIIFLCFSGQAQENIDLNLQSKDTASLNIIGVYPDEFPKISIVFNAETKDGEPIWNLSRNQVQIFEGSSSCPIHCLKRISENESVKIGLVVDHSGSMAIDKDQLYDDEGNFLGTYGKYGQKIYPKDYASPIDNAKNAVKGFVRSMDIEKDFIQVVGFSDTVDKVIDFSNSREVINKQISKMKPSSTTAFYDAVKVSLDNIKEEDGIKVIIALSDGLDNSSTITNEDVIALAKSIEVPIYTVALGQANQEALSKMSNETGGDFHYTKSSKTLSEIYDKIAKKILSIYELGYTSENLSSTAQRDFRLVYNIDSIYLDNNEIEVNLPESVVSYLKQKEDEVAQRMYTYSGLGIAAVLLAGSLVFLFRKRKETKYLKDATSEIIKSYPNPFEHEFKVEYKTKGSNPMLIISSITGTVVFSQAIDANRNAVTLQNLNLEKGTYVMSIATDEGSSIGQKIIRK; encoded by the coding sequence ATGAACACGAAGTTTTTTATTGTAATACTATCTATTATCTTTCTATGTTTCTCTGGTCAAGCTCAAGAAAATATTGATTTAAATCTTCAAAGTAAAGATACTGCTTCACTTAATATCATAGGCGTTTATCCTGATGAATTTCCGAAAATTTCAATTGTTTTTAATGCAGAAACTAAGGATGGAGAACCAATTTGGAATTTAAGTAGAAATCAAGTCCAAATTTTTGAAGGGTCAAGCTCTTGCCCGATACATTGTCTTAAGAGAATATCAGAAAATGAATCCGTAAAAATAGGTTTGGTCGTAGATCATTCGGGGTCTATGGCGATTGATAAAGATCAACTTTATGATGATGAGGGTAATTTTTTAGGAACCTATGGAAAATATGGACAAAAGATTTACCCAAAGGATTATGCAAGTCCTATTGACAATGCAAAAAATGCTGTTAAAGGATTTGTACGCTCCATGGATATTGAAAAAGACTTCATTCAAGTAGTTGGTTTTTCAGATACCGTTGATAAAGTAATAGATTTTTCAAATAGTAGAGAGGTTATCAACAAACAAATCTCAAAAATGAAACCAAGCTCAACAACAGCGTTTTATGATGCAGTAAAAGTTTCATTAGATAATATAAAAGAGGAAGATGGTATCAAAGTAATTATTGCTTTGTCAGATGGATTGGATAATAGCTCAACCATAACAAATGAAGACGTAATTGCTTTGGCAAAATCAATAGAAGTTCCTATTTATACAGTTGCTTTAGGGCAAGCTAACCAAGAGGCACTTTCAAAAATGAGTAATGAAACTGGGGGAGATTTTCATTATACAAAATCCTCTAAAACACTTAGCGAAATTTATGATAAAATTGCTAAAAAAATACTTTCTATATACGAACTTGGATATACCTCTGAAAATCTTTCTTCAACGGCCCAAAGAGACTTTAGGTTAGTATATAATATTGATTCTATTTATTTAGACAACAATGAAATAGAAGTAAATTTGCCAGAAAGCGTTGTATCGTATCTCAAGCAAAAGGAAGATGAAGTCGCTCAACGGATGTATACTTATTCAGGACTAGGGATTGCAGCGGTGTTACTAGCAGGAAGCTTGGTGTTTTTATTTAGAAAGCGAAAAGAAACCAAATATTTAAAAGACGCAACTTCTGAAATTATCAAGAGCTATCCTAACCCATTCGAACATGAATTTAAAGTAGAGTACAAAACCAAAGGTTCCAATCCTATGTTAATAATATCTTCAATAACGGGTACGGTTGTATTTAGCCAAGCTATTGATGCTAATCGTAATGCTGTGACACTTCAAAATTTAAACCTTGAAAAAGGAACCTATGTGATGAGTATTGCAACTGATGAAGGCAGTTCTATCGGGCAAAAAATCATACGAAAGTAG